The Rhododendron vialii isolate Sample 1 chromosome 8a, ASM3025357v1 genome has a window encoding:
- the LOC131335739 gene encoding oleosin G-like, which translates to MADWHGISGQSQRSARPTPTTTNPSTTFLTRLHENSPNSTRVIGFLTLTIIGAVFLLLTGVTISATVLGLIFFSPLLLISSPIWVPVCALLFVFAAGVLCFCGFGVVVAAALSWVYKYFTGSHPFGSDRVDYARTRIADTASQVKDYAREYGGYLQSKVKDAAPGA; encoded by the coding sequence ATGGCGGATTGGCACGGCATCTCCGGCCAATCCCAGAGATCAGCCCGacccacccccaccaccacaaacCCATCCACCACCTTCCTCACCCGGCTCCACGAAAATTCCCCAAACTCGACCCGGGTCATCGGGTTCCTAACCCTCACCATCATCGGAGCCGTGTTCCTCCTCCTCACCGGTGTAACCATCTCCGCTACTGTCCTCGgcctcatcttcttctctccACTCCTCCTCATATCGAGCCCGATATGGGTCCCGGTCTGTGCGCTCCTCTTCGTCTTCGCAGCCGGGGTCCTGTGCTTCTGCGGGTTcggggtggtggtggcggcggctcTGTCATGGGTTTACAAGTACTTCACTGGGTCCCACCCGTTTGGTTCGGACCGGGTTGATTATGCCAGGACCCGGATCGCAGACACGGCGAGCCAGGTGAAGGACTACGCGCGAGAGTACGGCGGGTATTTGCAGAGCAAGGTGAAGGACGCGGCTCCCGGAGCTTGA
- the LOC131335740 gene encoding zinc finger BED domain-containing protein RICESLEEPER 3 isoform X2: protein MEWSVNNTFKSLKDMEPKSVMDMSIIPSIDPIDIGLGSSEKGSVVPTPKPRKKTMTSVYLKFFETAPDGKSRRCKFCGQSYSIATATGNLGRHLSNRHAGYDKTGDGVTNPTPQPITVVVKKPQSQAKPPQVDLDHLNWLLIKWLILAAFPPSSLEEKWLANSFKFLNPSVQVWPGDKFHAVLREVFRSMREDVRAILEQVSSKLSITLDFWSSYEQIFYMSVTCQWIDENWSFQKVLLDICHIPSPCGGSEIYQTLVKVLKLYDIDNRVLSCTHDNSPDSVHACHTLKGDIDSQKVGPFCYVPCAARTLNSIINDGLRTTKPVISKIREVVLEMNASAQMSDEFMEFATAFQEGSWKFPLDASARWSGSYQMLDIVRKAGKSLETVTRKYEETLGSRMLLNPAEKNAVNITHTFLEPFYKTTNNICTNKVPTIGLVVFFMDHISETIAACRDSRHSPDWLKAVAEEMATKARKYNDQVCNIFTYMTAILDPRIKVELIPESLNSENHLEEARSHFIRNYSVNHFPSITTGFGPPDLEDGGTVSFAEEIARKKRRVSMSSSATDELTQYLSEPPAPIPTDVLEWWKVNSTRYPRLSVMARDFLAVQATSVAPEELFCSKGDEVYKQRFAVPHNSAQALLCIKSWTQGGVKLKYKSTEIDYERLMELAASAAADNNNAVGFEKKLK, encoded by the exons ATGGAGTGGAGTGTTAACAACACGTTTAAAAGCTTAAAAG ATATGGAACCAAAATCCGTGATGGATATGAGTATCATTCCAAGCATCGATCCGATTGATATTGGATTAGGTTCTTCAGAGAAAGGCAGTGTTGTTCCAACACCAAAACCAAGAAAGAAGACGATGACATCAGTTTATCTCAAGTTTTTCGAAACAGCTCCCGATGGTAAAAGTCGAAGGTGCAAGTTTTGCGGGCAGAGCTATTCTATTGCAACTGCCACTGGCAATTTGGGAAGGCACCTCAGCAATCGCCATGCAGGATATGATAAGACAGGGGATGGTGTCACCAATCCTACACCACAACCCATCACTGTAGTAGTTAAGAAACCTCAATCTCAAGCTAAACCACCTCAGGTGGATCTTGACCATTTGAACTGGTTGCTTATCAAGTGGCTCATTTTGGCGGCTTTTCCTCCTTCTTCCTTGGAGGAAAAGTGGCTTGCAAACTCCTTCAAATTCCTCAATCCATCAGTTCAAGTCTGGCCGGGTGATAAGTTCCATGCAGTGCTCCGTGAAGTATTCAGGAGCATGCGAGAAGACGTTAGGGCAATATTGGAACAAGTTTCTTCTAAGCTCTCAATCACACTTGATTTCTGGAGTTCCTATGAACAGATCTTTTACATGAGTGTCACTTGCCAGTGGATCGATGAAAACTGGTCCTTCCAAAAGGTTCTTCTTGACATTTGTCATATACCTTCCCCCTGTGGTGGTTCtgagatctatcaaactctAGTGAAAGTCCTCAAGCTGTACGATATCGACAACAGAGTCCTCTCCTGCACTCATGATAACAGTCCAGATTCCGTGCATGCTTGCCATACTTTGAAAGGGGATATTGATAGCCAGAAAGTGGGGCCCTTCTGTTATGTCCCCTGTGCTGCTCGTACTTTGAACTCAATTATAAATGATGGGTTAAGAACTACAAAACCAGTGATTTCTAAGATCAGGGAGGTTGTGCTAGAGATGAATGCGTCTGCGCAAATGTCAGACGAATTTATGGAATTTGCAACAGCTTTCCAAGAAGGTAGTTGGAAATTTCCACTTGATGCTTCAGCTCGATGGAGCGGTAGTTACCAGATGCTCGATATTGTTCGTAAG GCTGGTAAATCCTTGGAGACTGTAACCAGGAAATACGAAGAAACACTAGGCAGTCGGATGCTCCTAAATCCTGCAGAAAAGAATGCCGTCAACATCACACATACGTTTTTAGAACCCTTCTACAAAACCACAAACAACATATGTACAAACAAAGTGCCCACAATTGGACTTGTGGTCTTCTTCATGGATCACATTTCTGAGACCATTGCTGCGTGCAGAGATTCCCGGCACAGCCCAGACTGGCTCAAAGCTGTCGCCGAAGAAATGGCAACCAAAGCCCGAAAATACAACGACCAAGTTTGCAACATATTCACGTACATGACCGCAATACTTGATCCCAGAATAAAAGTAGAGCTAATCCCTGAAAGCCTTAACTCAGAGAACCATCTCGAAGAAGCAAGATCTCATTTCATTAGAAACTATTCTGTGAATCATTTCCCGTCCATTACAACTGGATTTGGCCCTCCGGATTTGGAAGATGGTGGGACCGTTTCCTTTGCAGAAGAAATCGCTCGCAAGAAAAGGAGGGTCAGTATGAGTTCTTCCGCGACGGATGAGCTTACCCAGTATTTGTCTGAGCCTCCGGCTCCTATACCTACGGATGTGTTGGAGTGGTGGAAGGTGAATAGTACAAGGTATCCGCGGCTCTCTGTTATGGCTAGGGATTTCTTGGCTGTTCAGGCAACCTCTGTGGCTCCGGAGGAGTTGTTTTGCAGCAAAGGAGATGAGGTTTATAAACAAAGGTTTGCTGTGCCCCATAATAGTGCACAAGCACTCCTCTGTATAAAGTCGTGGACACAAGGTGGGGTCAAGTTGAAATATAAGTCGACCGAGATAGATTACGAGAGGCTGATGGAGTTGGCGGCTAGTGCTGCAGCTGATAATAATAATGCTGTGGGTTTTGAGAAGAAACTAAAATGA
- the LOC131335740 gene encoding zinc finger BED domain-containing protein RICESLEEPER 3 isoform X1, translating to MMNFGTGTVSGKGGNLMEWSVNNTFKSLKDMEPKSVMDMSIIPSIDPIDIGLGSSEKGSVVPTPKPRKKTMTSVYLKFFETAPDGKSRRCKFCGQSYSIATATGNLGRHLSNRHAGYDKTGDGVTNPTPQPITVVVKKPQSQAKPPQVDLDHLNWLLIKWLILAAFPPSSLEEKWLANSFKFLNPSVQVWPGDKFHAVLREVFRSMREDVRAILEQVSSKLSITLDFWSSYEQIFYMSVTCQWIDENWSFQKVLLDICHIPSPCGGSEIYQTLVKVLKLYDIDNRVLSCTHDNSPDSVHACHTLKGDIDSQKVGPFCYVPCAARTLNSIINDGLRTTKPVISKIREVVLEMNASAQMSDEFMEFATAFQEGSWKFPLDASARWSGSYQMLDIVRKAGKSLETVTRKYEETLGSRMLLNPAEKNAVNITHTFLEPFYKTTNNICTNKVPTIGLVVFFMDHISETIAACRDSRHSPDWLKAVAEEMATKARKYNDQVCNIFTYMTAILDPRIKVELIPESLNSENHLEEARSHFIRNYSVNHFPSITTGFGPPDLEDGGTVSFAEEIARKKRRVSMSSSATDELTQYLSEPPAPIPTDVLEWWKVNSTRYPRLSVMARDFLAVQATSVAPEELFCSKGDEVYKQRFAVPHNSAQALLCIKSWTQGGVKLKYKSTEIDYERLMELAASAAADNNNAVGFEKKLK from the exons ATGATGaatttcggg ACAGGAACAGTAAGTGGAAAAGGCGGGAACCTTATGGAGTGGAGTGTTAACAACACGTTTAAAAGCTTAAAAG ATATGGAACCAAAATCCGTGATGGATATGAGTATCATTCCAAGCATCGATCCGATTGATATTGGATTAGGTTCTTCAGAGAAAGGCAGTGTTGTTCCAACACCAAAACCAAGAAAGAAGACGATGACATCAGTTTATCTCAAGTTTTTCGAAACAGCTCCCGATGGTAAAAGTCGAAGGTGCAAGTTTTGCGGGCAGAGCTATTCTATTGCAACTGCCACTGGCAATTTGGGAAGGCACCTCAGCAATCGCCATGCAGGATATGATAAGACAGGGGATGGTGTCACCAATCCTACACCACAACCCATCACTGTAGTAGTTAAGAAACCTCAATCTCAAGCTAAACCACCTCAGGTGGATCTTGACCATTTGAACTGGTTGCTTATCAAGTGGCTCATTTTGGCGGCTTTTCCTCCTTCTTCCTTGGAGGAAAAGTGGCTTGCAAACTCCTTCAAATTCCTCAATCCATCAGTTCAAGTCTGGCCGGGTGATAAGTTCCATGCAGTGCTCCGTGAAGTATTCAGGAGCATGCGAGAAGACGTTAGGGCAATATTGGAACAAGTTTCTTCTAAGCTCTCAATCACACTTGATTTCTGGAGTTCCTATGAACAGATCTTTTACATGAGTGTCACTTGCCAGTGGATCGATGAAAACTGGTCCTTCCAAAAGGTTCTTCTTGACATTTGTCATATACCTTCCCCCTGTGGTGGTTCtgagatctatcaaactctAGTGAAAGTCCTCAAGCTGTACGATATCGACAACAGAGTCCTCTCCTGCACTCATGATAACAGTCCAGATTCCGTGCATGCTTGCCATACTTTGAAAGGGGATATTGATAGCCAGAAAGTGGGGCCCTTCTGTTATGTCCCCTGTGCTGCTCGTACTTTGAACTCAATTATAAATGATGGGTTAAGAACTACAAAACCAGTGATTTCTAAGATCAGGGAGGTTGTGCTAGAGATGAATGCGTCTGCGCAAATGTCAGACGAATTTATGGAATTTGCAACAGCTTTCCAAGAAGGTAGTTGGAAATTTCCACTTGATGCTTCAGCTCGATGGAGCGGTAGTTACCAGATGCTCGATATTGTTCGTAAG GCTGGTAAATCCTTGGAGACTGTAACCAGGAAATACGAAGAAACACTAGGCAGTCGGATGCTCCTAAATCCTGCAGAAAAGAATGCCGTCAACATCACACATACGTTTTTAGAACCCTTCTACAAAACCACAAACAACATATGTACAAACAAAGTGCCCACAATTGGACTTGTGGTCTTCTTCATGGATCACATTTCTGAGACCATTGCTGCGTGCAGAGATTCCCGGCACAGCCCAGACTGGCTCAAAGCTGTCGCCGAAGAAATGGCAACCAAAGCCCGAAAATACAACGACCAAGTTTGCAACATATTCACGTACATGACCGCAATACTTGATCCCAGAATAAAAGTAGAGCTAATCCCTGAAAGCCTTAACTCAGAGAACCATCTCGAAGAAGCAAGATCTCATTTCATTAGAAACTATTCTGTGAATCATTTCCCGTCCATTACAACTGGATTTGGCCCTCCGGATTTGGAAGATGGTGGGACCGTTTCCTTTGCAGAAGAAATCGCTCGCAAGAAAAGGAGGGTCAGTATGAGTTCTTCCGCGACGGATGAGCTTACCCAGTATTTGTCTGAGCCTCCGGCTCCTATACCTACGGATGTGTTGGAGTGGTGGAAGGTGAATAGTACAAGGTATCCGCGGCTCTCTGTTATGGCTAGGGATTTCTTGGCTGTTCAGGCAACCTCTGTGGCTCCGGAGGAGTTGTTTTGCAGCAAAGGAGATGAGGTTTATAAACAAAGGTTTGCTGTGCCCCATAATAGTGCACAAGCACTCCTCTGTATAAAGTCGTGGACACAAGGTGGGGTCAAGTTGAAATATAAGTCGACCGAGATAGATTACGAGAGGCTGATGGAGTTGGCGGCTAGTGCTGCAGCTGATAATAATAATGCTGTGGGTTTTGAGAAGAAACTAAAATGA